From a single Lolium rigidum isolate FL_2022 chromosome 7, APGP_CSIRO_Lrig_0.1, whole genome shotgun sequence genomic region:
- the LOC124673994 gene encoding 4-alpha-glucanotransferase DPE1, chloroplastic/amyloplastic encodes MALARTLPLPQLASAAPCRRPSRCRLLRAMAQPQARGAAAATTTPAAVAAVGVGKELPEGYEQMTPVVDEAQRRRAGVLLHPTSLRGPHGIGDLGDETLAFLSWLRDAGCTLWQVLPLVPPGRKSGEDGSPYSGQDANSGNTLLISLEELVKDGLLMEDELPDPLDLEYVEFDTVANLKEPLIAKAAERLLLCPGELRVQYEEFKKNPDISGWLEDAALFAAIDNSIDAVSWYEWPEPLKNRHPGALKDIYEKQKDFIEIFMAQQFLFQKQWQRVRSHAQKLGISIMGDMPIYVGYHSADVWANRKSFLLDKKGFPTFVSGVPPDAFSETGQLWNSPLYDWKSMEADGFAWWVKRIKRALDLYDEFRIDHFRGLAGFWAVPSGAKVAMVGSWRAGPRNAFFDALCKAVGRTNIIAEDLGVITEDVVELRKSIGAPGMAVLQFAFGGGPGNPHLPHNHELNQVVYTGTHDNDTVVGWWRTLPEEEKLTVLKYLPEVGKSDVSWALISTALSSVARTCMVPMQDILGLDSSARMNTPATQKGNWRWRIPSCVSFDSLSSEAAQLKELLAMYNRM; translated from the exons ATGGCTCTCGCGCGGACCCTGCCGCTCCCGCAGCTCGCCTCGGCCGCGCCCTGCCGCCGCCCCAGCcgctgccgcctcctccgcgCAATGGCGCAGCCGCAGGCGCGAGGGGCCGCCgccgcgacgacgacgccggcggccgtcgcggcGGTCGGCGTCGGGAAGGAGCTGCCCGAGGGGTACGAGCAGATGACGCCCGTCGTGGACGAGGCCCAGCGGCGCCGCGCCGGGGTGCTGCTGCACCCGACCTCGCTCCGCGGCCCGCATGGCATCGGCGACCTGGGTGACGAGACGCTCGCGTTCCTCTCCTGGCTCCGCGACGCCGGCTGCACGCTCTGGCAG GTTCTCCCACTTGTTCCTCCGGGAAGGAAATCCGGGGAGGATGGTTCTCCTTATTCTGGACAG GATGCCAACTCTGGTAATACCCTATTGATTTCTCTTGAAGAGCTTGTAAAAGATGGGCTGTTGATGGAGGATGAACTTCCTGATCCCTT GGATTTGGAATATGTGGAATTTGACACAGTTGCTAATCTGAAAGAACCTCTTATTGCCAAG GCAGCAGAGAGGCTCCTACTGTGCCCTGGAGAACTAAGAGTGCAGTATGAGGAATTCAAGAAAAATCCAGATATTTCAG GCTGGCTTGAAGATGCTGCACTTTTCGCCGCTATCGACAATAGTATCGATGCAGTGTCATGGTATGAGTGGCCTGAACCTCTGAAAAATCGCCATCCTGGAGCACTGAAAGATATATATGAAAAGCAGAAGGACTTT ATTGAGATATTCATGGCACAGCAGTTCTTATTTCAAAAGCAATGGCAACGGGTTCGTTCACATGCACAGAAGCTGGGCATCAGCATAATGGGTGACATGCCGATATATGTTGGCTACCATAGTGCTGATGTTTGGGCAAACAGAAAATCATTTTTGCTG GACAAAAAAGGTTTCCCCACATTTGTTAGTGGTGTTCCACCTGATGCATTCAGTGAGACTGGTCAGCTATGGAACAG TCCATTGTATGACTGGAAATCTATGGAGGCAGATGGCTTTGCATGGTGGGTAAAGAGGATTAAACGTGCCCTTGATTTGTACGATGAGTTCCGTATAGACCATTTCCGGGGGCTTGCTGGTTTTTGGGCAGTTCCTTCTG GAGCAAAAGTAGCGATGGTTGGAAGCTGGAGG GCTGGACCAAGGAATGCCTTTTTTGATGCGCTCTGCAAAGCTGTTGGTAGAACAAACATTATAGCAGAAGACCTG GGGGTGATAACTGAAGATGTTGTTGAGCTAAGGAAGTCTATTGGGGCTCCTGGAATGGCAGTTCTTCAGTTTG CTTTTGGCGGTGGCCCTGGTAACCCCCACTTGCCTCATAACCATGAATTGAATCAAGTTGTATACACTGGGACACATGATAATGATACA GTCGTTGGCTGGTGGCGAACTTTACCGGAGGAAGAAAAGCTCACC GTGCTCAAGTATCTACCTGAGGTCGGCAAGTCGGATGTTTCGTGGGCACTAATTTCTACTGCCCTGTCTTCTGTTGCGAGGACTTGTATGGTACCCATGCAGGACATACTTGGCCTTGACAGTTCTGCTAGGATGAACACTCCAGCTACACAG AAAGGAAACTGGAGATGGAGGATACCGAGCTGTGTGAGCTTTGACAGCCTTAGCTCTGAAGCAGCACAGCTGAAGGAGTTGCTTGCCATGTACAACCGGATGTAA
- the LOC124677101 gene encoding 15-cis-phytoene desaturase, chloroplastic/chromoplastic — protein MRVHAAHLLVPAPPTPCRHAVLRFTVSASVSANPANATRKQAVIVGGGLAGLAAATHLAALSVPFTLLEASDRLGGRVATDEVDGYLLDRGFQIFLTAYPECQRLLDYPALRLQPFFPGALVYLGGDSPSFHMLADPFRFPIRALSSVLSPVGSLPDKLLVGLTRLRAAATPDAAILSAPETTTATHLQRLGFSPSIVDRFLRPFLAGIFFDPALDTSSRLFQLVFKRLALGDNALPEAGIGAIASQLADRLPAGSVRLNARATTIDPSSGAVTLTTGETVSAALGVIVAVEQPEAEKLLPQQLPTRPPAAERSTVCIYFSADRAAVEEPVLLLNGSGEGIVNNMFFATSVAPSYAPPGKVLVSVSLVGSFAGREDAELAGEAVRELGGWFGPEEVASWVHLRTYRIGFAQPDQTPPTAPAGREPRLGDGVYVCGDHWCSATFDGAMVSGRRAAEALAQDKGLSSA, from the coding sequence ATGCGCGTCCACGCCGCCCACCTCCTCGTGCCCGCGCCGCCCACGCCGTGCCGCCATGCCGTCCTCCGCTTCACCGTCTCGGCATCGGTGAGCGCGAACCCGGCCAACGCCACCCGCAAGCAGGCCGTCATCGTCGGCGGCGGGCTGGCGGGCCTCGCCGCGGCGACCCACCTGGCCGCCCTCTCAGTGCCCTTCACGCTTCTCGAGGCCTCCGACCGCCTGGGCGGCCGCGTCGCCACCGACGAGGTCGACGGCTACCTGCTCGACCGGGGCTTCCAGATCTTCCTCACCGCCTACCCGGAGTGCCAGCGCCTGCTCGACTAcccggcgctgcgcctccagccctTCTTCCCCGGCGCGCTCGTCTACCTCGGCGGCGACTCTCCCTCGTTCCACATGCTCGCCGACCCCTTCCGCTTCCCCATCCGCGCCCTCTCCTCGGTCCTCTCCCCCGTCGGCTCCCTCCCCGACAAGCTCCTCGTCGGCCTCacccgcctccgcgccgccgccaccccggaCGCCGCCATCCTCTCCGCGCCCGAGACCACCACCGCCACGCACCTGCAGAGGCTCGGCTTCTCGCCGTCCATCGTGGACCGCTTCCTGCGCCCGTTCCTCGCGGGCATATTCTTCGACCCGGCGCTCGAcacctcctcccgcctcttccaGCTCGTCTTCAAGCGCCTCGCCCTCGGCGACAACGCGCTGCCGGAGGCCGGCATCGGCGCCATCGCCTCACAACTCGCCGACCGCCTCCCCGCGGGCTCCGTCCGCCTCAACGCCCGCGCCACCACCATCGACCCCTCGTCCGGCGCCGTGACGCTTACCACCGGCGAGACCGTCTCCGCGGCGCTCGGCGTCATCGTGGCGGTCGAGCAGCCGGAAGCCGAGAAGCTCCTGCCGCAGCAGCTACCAACGAGACCCCCCGCCGCCGAGAGGAGCACCGTGTGCATCTACTTCTCCGCGGACCGCGCGGCGGTGGAGGAACCCGTGCTGCTCCTCAACGGGTCGGGCGAGGGGATCGTGAACAACATGTTCTTCGCGACCAGCGTGGCGCCGTCGTACGCGCCGCCGGGGAAGGTGCTGGTGTCCGTGTCGCTGGTGGGCTCCTTCGCCGGCCGGGAGGACGCGGagctggccggcgaggcggtccggGAGCTCGGCGGGTGGTTCGGGCCGGAGGAGGTTGCGTCGTGGGTGCACCTCAGGACGTACCGCATCGGGTTCGCGCAGCCGGACCAGACGCCGCCCACGGCGCCGGCGGGGCGGGAACCCAGGCTCGGCGACGGCGTGTACGTTTGCGGGGATCACTGGTGTTCGGCCACCTTCGACGGCGCAATGGTGTCCGGGAGGAGGGCGGCCGAGGCTCTAGCCCAGGACAAGGGATTATCTAGTGCCTAG